The genomic DNA TCCTCATAGATAAGACCAGAAATACGCTTGACACCTCCACGGCGAGCCAAACGGCGAATAGCAGGTTTAGTGATGCCCTGGATATTGTCCCGCAGCACCTTGCGATGACGCTTGGCCCCTCCTTTTCCCAGACCTTTACCGCCTTTACCTCTTCCAGACATTGTGTTTTCTTGAATTCCGTAAGAAtaggaaaaaatgaacagactaTCGCTGTGAGTGCTGAGCTATGTATTCTGTGCACGGACCTGTTTGAAACCAACTTGCTTCTCAGCCCCTCCCATAATTTCTTTCTGCTGTTAATAAGAAGTGGTGATGCTGGCGTCACACACCTAACACTCACGctcctctgttctccttcaATAAACACAGTAACGTGTGTGCTATAAATAAACTGTTCAGGTAGCCATTCCGTTTGAATTTACTCAAATAGATTAGtctacacatttttttcacacgTGTTGTCGCACGATGTAAATTATTTGGAGGAGATTACTGGTATCATGCG from Chanos chanos chromosome 8, fChaCha1.1, whole genome shotgun sequence includes the following:
- the LOC115819828 gene encoding histone H4; translation: MSGRGKGGKGLGKGGAKRHRKVLRDNIQGITKPAIRRLARRGGVKRISGLIYEETRGVLKVFLENVIRDAVTYTEHAKRKTVTAMDVVYALKRQGRTLYGFGG